The Helicoverpa armigera isolate CAAS_96S chromosome 25, ASM3070526v1, whole genome shotgun sequence genome has a window encoding:
- the LOC135118702 gene encoding uncharacterized protein LOC135118702, with translation MAEWSIDVAVVAEPYFIPARDNWLGCADGLVAIIGGTLTDPSRGRGWVAAVSGGIVIVGAFSPNKSLADFEGFLVELGAVRLPPSPSPRSGAQISTPSHRRGDLRSLTSGEVLEEGGDDRSGRPESGLGIHVRAAAGRVDSGRLVR, from the coding sequence atggcagagtggtcgattgACGTGGCTGTGGTCGCCGAGCCGTACTTCATCCCCGCCCGTGACAACTGGCTGGGGTGCGCTGACGGTTTGGTGGCCATTATTGGCGGGACTCTGACCGACCCGTCTCGGGGCCGTGGCTGGGTTGCTGCGGTCTCGGGCGGCATCGTCATTGTGGGGGCGTTTTCTCCCAACAAGAGTCTCGCCGACTTCGAAGGTTTCCTTGTCGAGTTGGGCGCCGTCAGGTTGCCGCCATCACCCTCGCCCCGTTCTGGTGCTCAGATCTCAACGCCAAGTCATCGGCGTGGGGATCTCCGGTCACTGACCTCGGGCGAGGTGCTGGAAGAGGGCGGTGACGACCGGTCTGGTCGTCCTGAATCGGGGCTCGGAATACACGTGCGTGCGGCAGCGgggcgggtcgatagtggacgtctcgttcgctag